The Hippoglossus hippoglossus isolate fHipHip1 chromosome 4, fHipHip1.pri, whole genome shotgun sequence DNA window CTGAGGACAATCCCGGTGTTTACAACGGGAGCTGGGGGGGTAGCGGCGAGGTCATCACGTCTTACTCTCCCGCCAACAATGAGCCGATTGCCAGAGTAACCCAGGCTACTATGGGGGAGTATGAAGAAACTGTCCAGAAGGCAAGGGAGGCCTGGAAGATTTGGGCAGATATTCCAGCCCCAAAGAGAGGGGAGATTGTGAGGCAGATTGGCGACGCTCTAAGGAAGAAGATCAGTGTCCTCGGAAGCCTTGTGTCTTTGGAAATGGGCAAGATCTATGTTGAGGGAGTGGGCGAGGTTCAGGAATACGTCGATGTCTGTGATTATGCTGTTGGTCTGTCTAGAATGATTGGCGGCCCCGTCTTGCCCTCAGAAAGACCAGGCCACGCTCTGATTGAACAGTGGAACCCAGTCGGACTTGTCGGCATCATCACTGCCTTTAACTTCCCTGTGGCTGTGTACGGCTGGAATAACGCCCTCAGTCTCACCTGTGGCAACGTCTGCCTGTGGAAAGGAGCTCCAACCACACCTCTCACAAGTGTCGCAGTTAGCAAGATCGTGGCTGAGGTGCTGGAGCACAACAAGCTGCCCGGTGCGATCTGCTCCATGACCTGCGGAGGCGCTGATATCGGTACCGCCATGGCGAAGGACGAGCGCGTGAATCTGCTGTCGTTCACTGGCAGCACCCAAGTTGGCAAGATGGTGGCCATGATGGTGCAGGAAAGGTTCGGGCGCAACCTCTTGGAGCTCGGCGGAAACAATGCTATCATCGTGTTTGAGGACGCTGACCTAAACCTTGTCGTGCCCTCCACTGTCTTTGCGTCTGTGGGAACTGCCGGCCAACGCTGCACCACAACCAGGAGGTTGATTCTGCACGAGAGCATTCATGACACAGTGGTTGAGAGGGTCACCAAGGCCTACAAACAAGTCCGCATCGGAGACCCCGAGGATCCCAGCACCCTTTATGGACCTCTGCACACCAAGCAAGCTGTGGATCAGTACCTGGCAGCCATTGAGCAGGCCAAGCAACAGGGCGGCACTGTGGTCTGTGGAGGAAAGGTGATTGACCGTCCTGGAAACTACGTAGAGCCCACCATTATCACAGGGCTGGCTCACGACGCCGCCATCGTCCACACAGAAACCTTTGTCCCCATCCTCTACGTCCTCAAGTTCAAGACGGAAGAGGAGTCGTTCGCCTGGAACAACGAGGTCAAGCAGGGTCTGTCCAGCAGCATCTTCACCAAAGATATGGGCCGGGTTTTCCGCTGGTTGGGGCCTAAAGGATCCGACTGCGGCATCGCGAATGTCAACATTCCTACAAGCGGAGCTGAGATTGGAGGAGCCTTCGGTGgggagaaacacacaggagGTGGAAGAGAGTCCGGCAGCGACTCGTGGAAGCAGTACATGAGGCGTTCAACGTGCACAATAAACTACAGCAAGGAGCTCCCTCTGGCCCAGGGAATCAAGTTCGAGTGAAGCTTTGAAGTAGATTGATTAAGCTTCGATGTTGCACAAAAGAACAACACTAAATGTTTTAGGAGTGTTGCTTAAGATGTGTTCAGGGATTTTGAAAGGTCagttaaatttgaaaaaataaaaaaaatctttacttATGTATCAAATCTATGTCTGCTGTTGAGTTTTGATATTAATCCTGGATTTGAGGTTTGAAAATAGTTTTGTGTTAAAGGTGAAAtacggcccccccccccccccccccccccccctatatGTTGGTGTGCACTTTCCTACAAGCACTTAAAGTGGTTTTGAGTGCTGGATTACTGTATCAGATACTAAATTCAGTATAGAAATAAATCTATTTTGGAAGAATTCGTTCGAGTTGACAACTAATGTGCAGATGTGCGTTGTCTGGACAATAGATTTTATATGTACAGAAAGACGCCTTTGATTGCAAGTTGCAGTAATTCTAACAATCACCGGCTGCTTGAAAGATAAATGAAGGTTTCAagatcataaaaacaaacaaatgcaggtTAATAGAAAGTAGCTGTTAAAACACTTGCATCTCTATTAACTACAGCATTAATATACAGTGTTCAGCCACAGCATTTAAGCCAGTTACTGTACTCTACTCTGCATCTCAAGCCCcttcaacaaactgtcacaatGTGCTTTCGAACCAAAATCAATAAAGGCTTCTTGGTGACATGTCAACtggttctgtgttttctttcccatCATTTTTATGATCTCTTATCTTCTCAAATTTGTTCTATCACAAGTTGCAGATTTGGACTCAGAAAAAGACGGATGCAGTGAACACATTGaaagatggaaataaaaatgtccttaAAATGAATGTCTGATTTAAGTGTAATATTTATTCCTAGACATTGTTGATActgttttgaaaacaaaaagatttaCCTTAAATTTCaggcttgtttttaatttcagataCGATTTCAAGTGGTGGTGCTTTTCACTACATTTTTGTCTACATGGCTTTTCAAAAATCAAACATTCTGTGTAAATCTGTGCAGGACATCAGCAAAACAGTGGATAAAACCGTCTTCACAACCACCAGACTTTTTTGGGGGGCCtaaacaaaaacctgaaaaagTGTTATACCTATTACAgaatttttgtatttgtcatctACACATTAACAAATATACACAGCATCATTCTTTTTTACCCAGAAAGAATTCACAAagtacagtgtttttaaaaaaatgcagtctctgtttttcacacagtgACTCCTGACAGGTACTAGTGTTCACCCCATGTTTCCATGAGTTTTCTTCAGGTCTTGCTTCCTCCCATCGTACTAAGACATACAGTTTGGGGTCAGGGTAATTGGAGATTATATTTTCATCgtatgtgaatggttgtttgttgcCGTTTGTTGGCCTTGTGATATTCTGGTTACCTGTCCGAGGTGTACCCCTCCTCTGGCCCAATGTCAGCAGATTTCAAAGAATAATTGTATGGATAAAGGATTGATTTCAAAATCctctttatatatagtttttgtCTGTTAAATTGATCTATATTTTGTATCGTTCAATTGATCTACATGGATCCTGCCAACAGAATGTGTCCACCAAGGTAACTACACCCTGGATTTTCTGGAAAACATGTACAGTAAGTGGCAGGTGTAAATGCTTCACATACAACCCTCCTGGAGCTCATCACAGCAACATGTTTATTAAATGACAGGTcatttctgtcatgttttcagtcatttcttGAACTGTGGTGTTGAAGAAATCAACTCTGTCGCTTTAATAGAAATACTACTCCCATCTCCCATCCTCCGTGCCCCCTCCCATATGCTCACCCTCCCACTCAGCAGCTCTCTGCCTCATACTccagctctgcctctctctctccatttacTGCAGCATCTACACTCACAGCCGAAAGGAAGAACTGAAACCAGAGCGCTGTGTGCGACTCATAATCCATGCCGTTTAGGACGTACGCAGAAAACTCCCACTTCCTCTGCTACTGCTCTGCACTGGAGAAAGGTAGAAACGTGAATTGTTTTTTCTAACTGTGACATTTTTGGTGTGCACATTTCTCAGTGTGGGTTCTTTCATCTGTGATGCACTGCCACAGAAAAATCTCTGCTGCCagggaaaatataaaaattacaCAATTGTAGATTTTAAAAGCGCAGAGAAGCACCttcctgcttttctcttttaatattggtgtttttaaaaggcAAAAGAAGAAGTGTGATTTCTCGCTCTGAAATCTGCACCACAACTTGATTTAAAATGGAGATGGGTGTGGAGGCTAAATGTACATCTCAGCCTCACTTGCAGAATTAGGAGACACTTGACTGTGGTGCTTCAGGGAGCTTGTCAAACCTGTACTACCGGCATCGGGGGTTGTGCGCTGTTTTTATGCAACAAGGAGGAGACCCCTCATATTCTGAAGCTGTGGTGCACCAAAATctcaaatgaaataattatgAGGCCAAGTAATAAATTAGTGATTATCTGGTATCACAGTGATGCAGCTGTGATGAGAGGCTTTTTGAAAAGGAGAGCATTAGCACATCAGGGCTGTTCCTCacttcctttattttattttctcccaTACTTAACATGTTACTTCGAAGAAAACTTAAAGGATGTTAGTTCATGCTATTTGTTGCTTGATGCAGCGCCTGGTTTACAGAAGTGGGTGGGATTCCCCTGGACTGAAACACTCGCATTTCTTCTCTTTGcacatttcctctgcagcttctccctGAAACACAACTTAAAGCTTCAGGCAGATTCACTGTGGTGTTAAGTGACTCCTCGTGTCACAGGTGCTTTTACTGAGAGCAGTTTCTAATCCAGATGTTGTGACAGGAAACGTCTTGAATTTTGCACATGTACAAACACGAGGCTGTAAAAAGACTGGATACTGCCCTCATACACACAGGTGTATTTTactaatatatgaatatttttaacATGCATGTCAGAATATTTCAATTTCTAATATAATGTGGTCCctattttttattgtgttacatgtgtttttattgtttaatgtgCTGATTTAATGTGTTGGTGAGATAAACAGTTTTCTATTTGGATTGAACAACAAATTCTATTCAACtttatttcaaaacagaaatagaaatatgattttttaaTGAGACTAGTCAAATACGTCATGCTGTTATGTATTTCTATCGAGGTTTGATTATAGAGAATagcatttttattaatatttaccaCCTCTACTCAAAGGTGGACACCATGTCAGTGTCTTTTCCGTCCTGCTGTATTAATTTCGGTAGCAACCGTACTTGTCCTTTGCCATCAGCAAACCTGACTCCACACTTGGTGTCGATAGTGTGActccacaacacaacatgagagGCATTATCACAGAAATGATGAGGGCTCTTCAGCAAGCTGCCGCTGTGACCGTCTCTCACGGGCCAACAATAGCTCCGAGATTAGACAAGAACCTGACATAGGACCGACAGAGTAAAACCACTGGTAGTTAGGACTTAAACATGACCTGAAGTGATCACTTCTGAGAACTGTATGCATGAATGTAACTGTGGATCCTCGTTACGTGACCAATGAAGGATCCGCAGGGGATGGTGGCCGCTGAGGTGacagattttttctttctatgGTTTCGATTGGGTAAGATGCAGTGCAGGTACAGCCACACGTTCTAATTTTAGCACAGAGGAGGAATCATTTACTTTTGGGACACAGCAGAATACTGTATCTGCAATGTCTTCACATTCAGACacaaaagcatattttccaTCTTAGGAAAATACTACTCATGGTCATAAACAGCATACAAATTATGCAGAATTTCCCAATCTAGGGGAAAAAACATATTGTACCCAGTGAAGAGATGGTTCATCAGCAGTGTTTGACTCAAGATGCATAATTTCAGTTGGGCCGGCCAAGCCCTAGCTGTGCCAGTCAGCAAGTAAAAACCCTGAAACTGTCAACATCTATTTTCCtcatcacacacagagggagaaacagagagagaagtggtaGTGAGCCCAGCAAGGCACGCATATTTTAAGTCACTTTGCACTTTTCAAGAGGGCCCTTTTTTCAATAATCCATTATGCATAGCAGCTCTGGCTCTCCCTGGTATTTCTCCTACCTTCTTGACGTCAGTTGCCATTTGTGAGGGTTACCCTGGCAACGGCCAGCCTCCCCGGGAGATGTCTGGTGGATAAGACGGCCCTGATAAAGCCTTTTAAGGTTCTACTGTTGCTACACCTTTTAATTGCCTTTGATACAGTGGAAGTATTACACGGAGGTCGTCAGGGCGCGTCGCCACATGTGGGTAAGAAAAAATGGGATCGTGCAAATAAAAATAGTCATCGAGAAGCTGCTCCGGATTCACGTCCCATTATCTCCACTTGATTTGATCACCCACGTATTGGGCTCATTTTTGAGTAGTCCTGTGAAACTGAATTGGACAAGATACGTCTATTTTTAGCTACATCGCTTTTCTGTTACACAAAAGACAAGTGTACTGATCATTTTAACAGCGTGGCACTGTAGCAAGGAGATTATATGTGAAGAGGGGATGCAGCATACGGCTTATCATAATGCCTCTACACAataaacacatatatttatattataaaatcaaatatacctTAATGTGTCCGTGAACATTACCATATTATTGTTATAGTGCAGCAAAATGAATTATTCCAGCATAGCCTTGCAGTACCTTTGCATATGAGGGGATGCAGAAACCTCTTGATAATCCTCTTGGGCGTAAAACCAACctcaaattcaaatatttcctTCAGATGCGTGACTGCTACTGTACTTTGAGCCCTGCTGAATTTGcatcaatgcaaaaaaaacacgtCTCGGTTGTGGGAAAACAATACAGTTGAGATTCAGACACGTTACCTGTTCCAGGCTCCAGGGGACTATTTATAGCCTCAACAACATgtatgtctttctttttttttcagacaccAGGGCTATTGATGTGCTATTTTTACAGTGTCAAtttgctccctccctccctccctttcggTTGCCAAGCAATGGGCCAAAGGACCTGATTGGCCAAGGATGTGCTTTTGGACACCCTGACTCTGATTCTCAGCTGGCTAATGAATTCAGTCGTGTTGCTCACTATAGAGGCTGGAGAGCAAACTCCGTCTTATGTAGTGCTTTTACACATTTTCCTGTAAAATCAATCCCTGGTCCACAAAaggctaaaaagaaaaacatgtagaAAGACATGATGCGTGACTGGAGTTGAACTGTAGTTGCATTGCACGTTGCGTGATTTACATCTACCTTGAGCAATCATTAATAAATTTGTTGAGCAACATCAGACATGACACGACAAAAGGCTTTGGCTGACCCAGGATTACGTCATCTTCAAAACAAGCTACGgcaaaaacctgtgtgtgtcatAACTCAGATCAACTAACAATAACA harbors:
- the aldh7a1 gene encoding alpha-aminoadipic semialdehyde dehydrogenase, with the protein product MQRCLTLTFARHSRLLLKNKLASVHCQRTAAMSGLLINQPKYAWLKELGLSEDNPGVYNGSWGGSGEVITSYSPANNEPIARVTQATMGEYEETVQKAREAWKIWADIPAPKRGEIVRQIGDALRKKISVLGSLVSLEMGKIYVEGVGEVQEYVDVCDYAVGLSRMIGGPVLPSERPGHALIEQWNPVGLVGIITAFNFPVAVYGWNNALSLTCGNVCLWKGAPTTPLTSVAVSKIVAEVLEHNKLPGAICSMTCGGADIGTAMAKDERVNLLSFTGSTQVGKMVAMMVQERFGRNLLELGGNNAIIVFEDADLNLVVPSTVFASVGTAGQRCTTTRRLILHESIHDTVVERVTKAYKQVRIGDPEDPSTLYGPLHTKQAVDQYLAAIEQAKQQGGTVVCGGKVIDRPGNYVEPTIITGLAHDAAIVHTETFVPILYVLKFKTEEESFAWNNEVKQGLSSSIFTKDMGRVFRWLGPKGSDCGIANVNIPTSGAEIGGAFGGEKHTGGGRESGSDSWKQYMRRSTCTINYSKELPLAQGIKFE